The Reinekea forsetii genome contains the following window.
GGGCGATGGGCCCACATAAGAGCCCTAATTCCGGACAGCGATGCTCGGCGATCAGGGTTTGCCCCAAGCGCATAAATTTCGGGATACTCAATCGGGCATCGGCCTGCTCCCGCTTGGTCAGCGACAATTGGAATTGCGTGCAATAGGGTTCGGTGTCGATACCAATTGACTCGCTCGCCTGGAGCAACAGGTTGATATAGCGGATCGAGATATCGCCCAAGCTGATTGTCATTTAAAGGTACCTGATTGTTATTTTTGGGTATTGCTGCAGTATAGCCATCGCATTACTGTTTAGCTCACGTTGTTTTCACCGCGACCGTTTAAGCCGATCCTTAGTCGGCGTTGAATCGCCACGCTATTCGCCATCTCTTGAGACCACAGGGCATGACTATGACACCAGCACCGTACCCGCATCTATTGGCACCGCTAGACCTAGGTTTTACCACCCTGCGCAATCGTGTATTGATGGGTTCCATGCACACCGGTTTGGAAGAACGACCCCAGGGCTTTGAACGCCAAGCCGCCTACTTTAAAGCGCGCGCCGAGGGCGGCGTGGGTCTTATCGTGACCGGCGGGATCGGCCCGAACCTCGAAGGCGTTGGTGTGCAGGGCGGGGCGGTGTTAATGAATGACGCCGAAGTGGCGCAACACCGATTAATTACCGAGGCGGTACACGCCGTTGAGGGCGCCAAGATTTGCATGCAGATCCTGCATGCCGGCCGATATGCCTATACGCCCATACTGGTGGCGCCCTCGGCGCTCAAGGCACCGATTAATCCCTTCACCCCCAACGCCTTGGACAGCGCCGGTATCGAACGGCAGATTGATGACTTTGTGCGCTGTGCCACCCTGGCACAGCAAGCCGGCTATGACGGTGTGGAAGTGATGGGTTCGGAAGGTTACTTCCTCAATCAGTTTATTTGCACCCGCACCAATCAGCGTACCGATGAATGGGGCGGTGCCTATGAAAACCGCATCCGCCTGCCGATCGAGGTGGTGCGGCGCATCCGCGCGGCCGTGGGCGAGCGCTTTATTGTTATATATCGACTCTCAATGCTCGACCTGGTGGAAGACGGCAGCACGTGGCAAGAGGTTGTGCAGCTGGGTAAGGCCATTGAACAGGCCGGCGCCACGCTGATCAATACCGGCATCGGTTGGCACGAGGCGCGCATTCCAACCATTGCCACCTGTGTGCCCCGAGCGGTCTTTGCCCAAGTCACCGAACGCATGAAGCAGGAGCTGTCGCTGCCGCTGATCACCACCAATCGGATCAACAGCCCTGAGGTCGGTGAACATATTATCGCCTCCGGCATGGCCGATATGGTCTCCATGGCCCGGCCGTTTTTGGCCGATCCCAACTTTGTTAACAAGGCCGCCGCCGGGCAAGCCGATTCGATCAATACCTGTATTGCCTGCAATCAGGCCTGTCTCGATCACGTCTTTGTTGGGGGCGAAGTCTCCTGTCTGGTGAATCCTTTTGCCGCCAATGAAACCCGCCTGATTCAGACCGACGCGCTTAAACCGCAACGCATCGCGGTGGTCGGCGCCGGTCCCGCGGGCTTGGCCGCCGCCACCACCGCGGCCGAACGTGGCCATCAGGTGGTGCTCTTTGAGGGAGCCGACCGGATTGGCGGGCAATTTAATATTGCCCTGCAGATACCCGGTAAGGAAGAGTTTGCCGAAACCTTGCGTTACTTCTCGGTGCGCTTGGCCCAACTGGGTGTT
Protein-coding sequences here:
- a CDS encoding NADPH-dependent 2,4-dienoyl-CoA reductase; this encodes MTPAPYPHLLAPLDLGFTTLRNRVLMGSMHTGLEERPQGFERQAAYFKARAEGGVGLIVTGGIGPNLEGVGVQGGAVLMNDAEVAQHRLITEAVHAVEGAKICMQILHAGRYAYTPILVAPSALKAPINPFTPNALDSAGIERQIDDFVRCATLAQQAGYDGVEVMGSEGYFLNQFICTRTNQRTDEWGGAYENRIRLPIEVVRRIRAAVGERFIVIYRLSMLDLVEDGSTWQEVVQLGKAIEQAGATLINTGIGWHEARIPTIATCVPRAVFAQVTERMKQELSLPLITTNRINSPEVGEHIIASGMADMVSMARPFLADPNFVNKAAAGQADSINTCIACNQACLDHVFVGGEVSCLVNPFAANETRLIQTDALKPQRIAVVGAGPAGLAAATTAAERGHQVVLFEGADRIGGQFNIALQIPGKEEFAETLRYFSVRLAQLGVEVRLNTRVTARQLVDQGFATILLATGIVPRSIDMPGADHLSVLNYLEVLRDKKPVGKRVAIIGAGGIGFDTAEYLVDHNPTEPQSAAEFLAEWGVELHGSRPGGLAEQATIVPPAREIFLLQRKNSKVGGKLGKTTGWIHRTALKHKGVTMLNGVSYDKIDDTGLHITIGGERQILAVDTIVICAGQTPQRELEEALEAMQQAEGLQLVVHRIGGANVAAELDAKRAIKEATELALTL